The proteins below come from a single Larimichthys crocea isolate SSNF chromosome II, L_crocea_2.0, whole genome shotgun sequence genomic window:
- the hhla1 gene encoding uncharacterized protein hhla1 isoform X2: MACLQRAMQHPRLCVTFCVSTMLLLIVFSQAFRDRRQDERHKRDIVDSTEIPAEHIDPAAIDLTPLVNTLINTSQSVSSIKNLESSTFRRRFCYCVTNETNDLTDFTAILLDVMGNSTSYLHELFKSASILSVSQRNNSDCIYICVMAGKMGREVSELWEFDSITPLYNQTIVEGPHRVGNLSSIRLPDDWHHLPTNLSHIAPSGMSSMLTSRVHSTAHVSPTGVDETVAITAKITTARPPATSRQPTTVMSQSQTTAGGRPHATTKAAEKTATMISQPIISTQPATTLRVTTASVTTAAAPTTARPRTTRLTTASTKATTSSPVLSLTRLTTATTRQLTVHPTAGPTGPLSRRPTTSNTPVEQPGCPWRRPELTDASFSGSTTTVSAHKLQPCVLELCKFFAQCICRPFGRKARKKRYCDNSQVWYEKHTSEVCRRVRRISFSRNLKQRCLTKMCNKL, translated from the exons ATGGCGTGCTTACAGAGGGCCATGCAGCATCCACGCCTCTGTGTCACCTTCTGTGTGTCCACCATGTTACTGCTCATCGTCTTCAGCCAAG CGTTCAGGGACAGACGGCAGGACGAGAGACACAAAAGAGACATCGTGGACTCCACAG AAATCCCAGCAGAGCACATCGACCCAGCTGCCATCGACCTCACTCCCCTCGTCAATACTTTAATAAATACGAGCCAATCGG TTTCCAGCATTAAGAATTTAGAGAGCAGCACGTTCAGGAGAAGATTCTGCTACTGCGTCACCAACGAGACCAACGACCTGACAG ACTTCACGGCCATCCTGTTGGACGTGATGGGAAACTCGACGAGTTACCTCCACGAGCTCTTTAAATCTGCCTCCATCTTGTCAG taAGCCAGAGGAACAACTCAGACTGTATCTACATCTGTGTGATGGCGGGTAAGATGG GCAGAGAGGTGTCCGAGCTGTGGGAGTTCGACTCCATCACTCCACTCTACAACCAGACCATCGTGGAAGGACCACACAGAG tgGGTAACCTCTCCTCCATCAGACTGCCTGACG ATTGGCACCACCTCCCCACCAATCTGAGTCACATCGCTCCGTCTGGGATGAGCTCCATGTTAACCAGCAGAGTCCATTCTACTGCACACG TTTCACCAACAGGTGTTGATGAAACAGTCGCTATAACAGCAAAGATCACCACTGCCCGTCCGCCCGCAACGTCTCGACAACCTACAACCGTCATGTCTCAGAGTCAAACTACAGCGGGCGGACGACCGCACGCGACGACGAAAGCTgcagaaaaaacagcaacaatgaTTTCACAACCAATCATATCAACGCAACCAGCAACCACCCTGCGAGTCACCACTGCATCCGTCACTACAGCTGCAGCTCCAACCACAGCGAGACCTCGAACGACCCGACTGACCACCGCCTCGACCAAAGCCACCACGTCCTCACCGGTTCTCAGTCTGACCCGGCTAACTACAGCTACAACAAGGCAGCTCACAGTTCATCCCACAGCAGGACCGACGGGACCTCTCAGCAGGAGACCTACAACCTCCAACACACCTGTGGAGCAACCAG GTTGTCCTTGGAGAAGGCCGGAGCTGACGGACGCCTCGTTCTCCGGCAGCACGACGACCGTCAGCGCTCACAAGCTGCAGCCGTGCGTCCTTGAACTCTGCAAGTTCTTCGCTCAGTGCATCTGCAGACCCTTCGGCCGCAAGGCGCGCAAGAAAAG ATACTGTGACAACAGCCAGGTCTGgtatgaaaaacacacatctgaggTGTGTCGGCGGGTCAGGAGAATCTCCTTCTCCAGAA atcTGAAACAGAGATGCCTGACAAAGATGTGCAATAAACTGTGA
- the hhla1 gene encoding uncharacterized protein hhla1 isoform X1, with protein MACLQRAMQHPRLCVTFCVSTMLLLIVFSQAFRDRRQDERHKRDIVDSTEIPAEHIDPAAIDLTPLVNTLINTSQSGSRQLFSLLSVTSYSSLALHKLTLLVYNISSIKNLESSTFRRRFCYCVTNETNDLTDFTAILLDVMGNSTSYLHELFKSASILSVSQRNNSDCIYICVMAGKMGREVSELWEFDSITPLYNQTIVEGPHRVGNLSSIRLPDDWHHLPTNLSHIAPSGMSSMLTSRVHSTAHVSPTGVDETVAITAKITTARPPATSRQPTTVMSQSQTTAGGRPHATTKAAEKTATMISQPIISTQPATTLRVTTASVTTAAAPTTARPRTTRLTTASTKATTSSPVLSLTRLTTATTRQLTVHPTAGPTGPLSRRPTTSNTPVEQPGCPWRRPELTDASFSGSTTTVSAHKLQPCVLELCKFFAQCICRPFGRKARKKRYCDNSQVWYEKHTSEVCRRVRRISFSRNLKQRCLTKMCNKL; from the exons ATGGCGTGCTTACAGAGGGCCATGCAGCATCCACGCCTCTGTGTCACCTTCTGTGTGTCCACCATGTTACTGCTCATCGTCTTCAGCCAAG CGTTCAGGGACAGACGGCAGGACGAGAGACACAAAAGAGACATCGTGGACTCCACAG AAATCCCAGCAGAGCACATCGACCCAGCTGCCATCGACCTCACTCCCCTCGTCAATACTTTAATAAATACGAGCCAATCGG GCTCCCGTCagctcttctccctcctcagcGTGACGTCCTACAGCTCTCTGGCTCTCCATAAACTCACCCTGTTGGTCTACAACA TTTCCAGCATTAAGAATTTAGAGAGCAGCACGTTCAGGAGAAGATTCTGCTACTGCGTCACCAACGAGACCAACGACCTGACAG ACTTCACGGCCATCCTGTTGGACGTGATGGGAAACTCGACGAGTTACCTCCACGAGCTCTTTAAATCTGCCTCCATCTTGTCAG taAGCCAGAGGAACAACTCAGACTGTATCTACATCTGTGTGATGGCGGGTAAGATGG GCAGAGAGGTGTCCGAGCTGTGGGAGTTCGACTCCATCACTCCACTCTACAACCAGACCATCGTGGAAGGACCACACAGAG tgGGTAACCTCTCCTCCATCAGACTGCCTGACG ATTGGCACCACCTCCCCACCAATCTGAGTCACATCGCTCCGTCTGGGATGAGCTCCATGTTAACCAGCAGAGTCCATTCTACTGCACACG TTTCACCAACAGGTGTTGATGAAACAGTCGCTATAACAGCAAAGATCACCACTGCCCGTCCGCCCGCAACGTCTCGACAACCTACAACCGTCATGTCTCAGAGTCAAACTACAGCGGGCGGACGACCGCACGCGACGACGAAAGCTgcagaaaaaacagcaacaatgaTTTCACAACCAATCATATCAACGCAACCAGCAACCACCCTGCGAGTCACCACTGCATCCGTCACTACAGCTGCAGCTCCAACCACAGCGAGACCTCGAACGACCCGACTGACCACCGCCTCGACCAAAGCCACCACGTCCTCACCGGTTCTCAGTCTGACCCGGCTAACTACAGCTACAACAAGGCAGCTCACAGTTCATCCCACAGCAGGACCGACGGGACCTCTCAGCAGGAGACCTACAACCTCCAACACACCTGTGGAGCAACCAG GTTGTCCTTGGAGAAGGCCGGAGCTGACGGACGCCTCGTTCTCCGGCAGCACGACGACCGTCAGCGCTCACAAGCTGCAGCCGTGCGTCCTTGAACTCTGCAAGTTCTTCGCTCAGTGCATCTGCAGACCCTTCGGCCGCAAGGCGCGCAAGAAAAG ATACTGTGACAACAGCCAGGTCTGgtatgaaaaacacacatctgaggTGTGTCGGCGGGTCAGGAGAATCTCCTTCTCCAGAA atcTGAAACAGAGATGCCTGACAAAGATGTGCAATAAACTGTGA
- the hhla1 gene encoding uncharacterized protein hhla1 isoform X3 has protein sequence MACLQRAMQHPRLCVTFCVSTMLLLIVFSQAFRDRRQDERHKRDIVDSTEIPAEHIDPAAIDLTPLVNTLINTSQSGSRQLFSLLSVTSYSSLALHKLTLLVYNISSIKNLESSTFRRRFCYCVTNETNDLTDFTAILLDVMGNSTSYLHELFKSASILSVSQRNNSDCIYICVMAGKMGREVSELWEFDSITPLYNQTIVEGPHRVGNLSSIRLPDDWHHLPTNLSHIAPSGMSSMLTSRVHSTAHVSPTGVDETVAITAKITTARPPATSRQPTTVMSQSQTTAGGRPHATTKAAEKTATMISQPIISTQPATTLRVTTASVTTAAAPTTARPRTTRLTTASTKATTSSPVLSLTRLTTATTRQLTVHPTAGPTGPLSRRPTTSNTPVEQPEVVLGEGRS, from the exons ATGGCGTGCTTACAGAGGGCCATGCAGCATCCACGCCTCTGTGTCACCTTCTGTGTGTCCACCATGTTACTGCTCATCGTCTTCAGCCAAG CGTTCAGGGACAGACGGCAGGACGAGAGACACAAAAGAGACATCGTGGACTCCACAG AAATCCCAGCAGAGCACATCGACCCAGCTGCCATCGACCTCACTCCCCTCGTCAATACTTTAATAAATACGAGCCAATCGG GCTCCCGTCagctcttctccctcctcagcGTGACGTCCTACAGCTCTCTGGCTCTCCATAAACTCACCCTGTTGGTCTACAACA TTTCCAGCATTAAGAATTTAGAGAGCAGCACGTTCAGGAGAAGATTCTGCTACTGCGTCACCAACGAGACCAACGACCTGACAG ACTTCACGGCCATCCTGTTGGACGTGATGGGAAACTCGACGAGTTACCTCCACGAGCTCTTTAAATCTGCCTCCATCTTGTCAG taAGCCAGAGGAACAACTCAGACTGTATCTACATCTGTGTGATGGCGGGTAAGATGG GCAGAGAGGTGTCCGAGCTGTGGGAGTTCGACTCCATCACTCCACTCTACAACCAGACCATCGTGGAAGGACCACACAGAG tgGGTAACCTCTCCTCCATCAGACTGCCTGACG ATTGGCACCACCTCCCCACCAATCTGAGTCACATCGCTCCGTCTGGGATGAGCTCCATGTTAACCAGCAGAGTCCATTCTACTGCACACG TTTCACCAACAGGTGTTGATGAAACAGTCGCTATAACAGCAAAGATCACCACTGCCCGTCCGCCCGCAACGTCTCGACAACCTACAACCGTCATGTCTCAGAGTCAAACTACAGCGGGCGGACGACCGCACGCGACGACGAAAGCTgcagaaaaaacagcaacaatgaTTTCACAACCAATCATATCAACGCAACCAGCAACCACCCTGCGAGTCACCACTGCATCCGTCACTACAGCTGCAGCTCCAACCACAGCGAGACCTCGAACGACCCGACTGACCACCGCCTCGACCAAAGCCACCACGTCCTCACCGGTTCTCAGTCTGACCCGGCTAACTACAGCTACAACAAGGCAGCTCACAGTTCATCCCACAGCAGGACCGACGGGACCTCTCAGCAGGAGACCTACAACCTCCAACACACCTGTGGAGCAACCAG aGGTTGTCCTTGGAGAAGGCCGGAGCTGA